A portion of the Mytilus galloprovincialis chromosome 12, xbMytGall1.hap1.1, whole genome shotgun sequence genome contains these proteins:
- the LOC143053710 gene encoding uncharacterized protein LOC143053710: MDIRSQTYVWIACFFFCWKCEHINGTKVNTWKQAVLDCYGFNSSLESNTTVLKNYMNNHTEVTSIWVGGFEALLPWIEIRGCYNISLIRNSLNRDEHVAENSSFCQLKCMNRRYFAFSQKDDTCVCFDEHEVVKRESENASFCQECTNQGDCNAYAVVYKVFNRSISEEGYDIDCMSYACSSHDAVPTFHEIRCSQYCLSLCREYIYNEDKNE, encoded by the exons ATGGATATTCGATCTCAAACCTATGTATGGATTGCATGTTTCTTTTTTTGCTGGAAATGTGAACACA TAAATGGAACTAAAGTGAACACATGGAAACAAGCGGTTTTAGATTGTTATGGGTTTAATTCCTCTTTAGAAAGCAATACGACTGTTCTCAAAAACTACATGAACAATCATACAGAAGTGACCAGTATTTGGGTTGGTGGTTTTGAAGCCTTACTTCCTTGGATAGAAATACGAG GTTGCTATAATATATCACTAATACGTAACAGCTTAAACCGAGATGAGCATGTTGCAGAAAATTCATCATTCTGTCAACTGAAATGTATGAACAGACGATATTTTGCTTTTAGCCAAAAA GATGATACATGTGTGTGTTTTGATGAACACGAAGTAGTAAAAAGAGAAAGTGAGAATGCAAGTTTCTGTCAAGAATGTACAAACCAAGGAGACTGTAATGCGTACGCTGTTGTATACAAAG tttttaatcGATCAATTAGTGAAGAGGGATATGACATTGACTGCATGTCTTACGCGTGCAGCTCTCATGATGCAGTGCCAACATTTCACGAGATAAGATGTTCACAATATTGTTTATCTTTATGTCGTGAGTATATTTATAATGAAgacaaaaatgaataa